A region of Lycium barbarum isolate Lr01 chromosome 1, ASM1917538v2, whole genome shotgun sequence DNA encodes the following proteins:
- the LOC132626190 gene encoding CEN-like protein 4 — protein sequence MASKMSDPLVIGRVIGEVVDYFSPSVKMSVIYNSSKHVYNGHELFPSSVTSKPRVEVHGGDLRSFFTLIMIDPDVPGPSDPYLREHLHWIVTDIPGTTDCSFGREVVGYEMPRPNIGIHRFVFLLFKQKKRQTLSSAPLSRDRFCTRKFSEENELDSPVAAVFFNCQRETAARRR from the exons ATGGCTTCGAAAATGTCTGATCCCCTTGTGATAGGTAGAGTGATTGGGGAAGTTGTTGATTATTTTTCTCCAAGTGTTAAGATGTCTGTTATTTATAACTCCAGCAAACATGTCTATAATGGACATGAACTTTTTCCTTCCTCAGTCACCTCTAAACCTAGGGTTGAAGTTCATGGTGGTGATCTAAGATCCTTCTTCACACTG ATCATGATAGACCCAGATGTTCCTGGTCCTAGTGATCCATATCTCAGGGAACATCTACACTG GATTGTCACAGACATTCCAGGCACTACAGATTGCTCTTTTG GAAGAGAAGTAGTTGGGTATGAAATGCCAAGGCCAAATATTGGAATCCACAGGTTTGTATTTTTGCTGTTCAAGCAGAAGAAAAGGCAAACATTATCCAGTGCACCACTCTCCAGGGATCGTTTCTGTACTCGCAAATTCTCTGAAGAAAATGAGCTTGATTCTCCTGTTGCTGCTGTTTTCTTCAATTGCCAGAGGGAAACCGCTGCCAGAAGGCGTTGA